TGAGTTATTATATTTGGTGCTGTTTCTTCTCTGTCTTCTTTTATCTGCTTTCTTCTGCAGTTCGGAGACAGCCTTCTTCTCCCTGCAGCGCATCAAGCTCGAGCACATGGTCAGCACCGAAGCAAAAAGGGCGAGACCGGTGGCCCGTATGCTTGAGCGACCGGAAAAATTCCTCTCCACGGTTCTCCTTGGCACAAACCTGGCGAATACCGCAGCCGCCGCGCTGGCCACGGCGTTCGTTATTTCCCTCTGGCCCGAAAACCCGGAGCATGGCGTCCTTATCGCTACCGCTGGGGTAACGGTTGTCCTACTTATTTTTGCAGAGACGACGCCCAAGATGCTGGCTTCCCAACATGCGGAGAGACTCTCCACGCTGTTTGTCCGTCCACTGCAATTTTTCTCCTGGCTCTTCACTCCCTTCGTCATCGTTCTCAGCTGGATCGCCATCAGCTTTACCAGACTGGTTGGCGGTACCCCGGTCTCGAAATCGCTGGCTAATCCCGAGGAAATCCGCACCATGATTGCAATGGGAGAAAAGGAGGGCACCATGGAGGAAACTGAGGCCGAGATGCTGCACAAAGTGTTCGACTTCGGCGACCGACCCGTCCGCGAGGTCATGGTGCCCCGACCCGAGGTCATTGCCATCGAACAGGGCGCCAGAATCTCCGACTTCCTCTCTCTCTATGCCGAGTCACCGCTCTCCCGCTTCCCTGTCTACCAGGAAAACATGGACAACGTGGTCGGCATTCTCTCCGTCAAGGACGTGCTCATGGCCCGGGCGAAAGACGGCTTCGATAAAGATGGCACCATTGATGAGCTGGTCCGCCCCGCCTACTTCGCCCCGGAGACCAAGCGCATCAACGAGCTCTTCGCCGAAATGCGGGACAAAAATTTCCGCATGTGCGTCGTCGTCGACGAGTACGGCGGCACCGCCGGCATCGTCAGCCTGACCAGGCTGGTCGAGGAAATCGTCGGCCCCGTGGGCGATGAACTGGCCAAGGCGGAGAAAGAGTTCGAGGTCATCAACGAGTACACCTTCCAGGTCGATGGCAGCATGCGCATCGAGGAAGTGAATGAAGAGATGGAACTCAACCTGCCTGAAGGCGACTATGAGACCGTGGCCGGATTCGTTCTATATCTTCTGGGGCATATCCCAAAACAGAATGAGCAGTTGCGATACAAAGGCTTGAAGCTGGTAATCACCGAAATGCGCGGCCGGAAAATTGAAAAAATCCTGCTCACCAGGGAAAAGACAGGTGCCAGCGACCGCTCCGGCTCGGCAGAATAGAAAAGGGGACCCGGTAAATCCTGGAATATAAAGGCAATGCAACGCTTGCGCATAAAATACCGTCGTGGTGAAGAGGTGAAGTACATTTCCCACCTTGATATCATGCGCCTCTGGCAGAGGGCACTCAACCGTGCCGGCATAGCGCTGGCCTATTCCGAGGGATTTCATCCCCACCCCAAAATTTCTCTGGCCGCGCCCCTTGCCGTCGGCGTCACCAGTGAAGCCGAACTCATGGATATCACCCTGGCCAGGCAGGCCTCCCCACATTTCTTTATCGCGGCGGTAAATCAGCAATTGCCTGCCGATTTTGAGATTCTTCAGGTAGTCCCGATTGCCGAGTCTCTGCCGTCGCTACAGTCACAGGTTCGCTTTGCTGAGTACACCGTTGAACTGGAAACGGAAAGAGGACATGAGGAGGTAACATCAGCCATTGCCCATCTCCTTTCCCTAGAACATCTGCCCTGGCAGCACCAGCGAGATACCGGCACGAAACATTACGATTTAAGGGAATTAATCGATGACATCTGGCTGGTCAGCTTTCAGGACAGCCTCTGCACCATCGGGATGAGGCTGCGCTGCGACAGCGGCGGTTCGGGGAGGCCCGAGCAGGTTACTGCCACGCTGGGATTTCTGGAACCTCCGAAATCGATTCACCGCACGAAACTCATTCTGAGGGCGAATTAGGTTACTGGTGGCATCGGTGAAACAAACACGTACTGTTGTATTGCCCGGGCAAGTTATTAATTTCATCCTGGAGCACCGCCTGATACTGGAGGGGGGCAAACTGGTGGCGGCGGTATCAGGCGGGCCTGACTCGGTTTGCCTGCTGCACGTCCTGCTCGGCCTGCGGGACAAACTGGGTATCACGCTGCATGTTGCCCACCTCAACCACCAGCTGCGCGGCGGTGAATCCGATGCTGATGCCAGATACGTGGCCGACGTGGCGCAAAGACTTGATTTGCCGGCTACCGTGGAACGGCGCGACGTGAAATCTTACCAAAGGCGCAAACGCCTCTCGCCGGAAGAGGCGGCGCGTGAAGTGCGCTATAACTTTCTGGCCGAGGTTGCCGAAGCGACGGGAGCCGATGCCGTGGCGGTGGGGCATACCCTCGACGACCACATTGAAACCATCCTGATGCATCTGATTCGGGGGAGCGGTACGCAAGGGCTGAGAGGACTGCAGCCATCCAATCAATGGCATTTTGGCCGAGATACTCTCACCGTGATTCGGCCACTTCTGGCGGTGAGCCGGGAAGAGACAGCCGCTTACTGCCGCCGATACCGGCTGAGGCCCCGCCTTGATACTTCAAATCTGTCGCTGTCACCGCTCCGGAATAGAATACGCCAGCAGCTTATTCCTCTGCTCGAGAGCTATAACCCACAGGTAACCGACGCCCTGCTGCGCACCGCCCGCATCGCTTCCGATGACCTGGCGGTTCTGGAAGAGGAAGCCTTGAAACTGGGCCGCAAAATCGTTAAAGAACAGGAAAACACCGTGATTCTGGATAAAGAGGGTCTTACCGAGTTACCACCTGCCTTACAACGCCACCTTCTGAGAGCGTCTATTGAAAAGCTGCTCGGCAACCTGATGGATATCGAGAGCCGGCACATTGAAGAAATAATGAACTCGCTTGACAAGCCAGCGGGCCGGATAATTACCCTGCCGGACGGTTTACGCTTCGTCATCGAGTATGACCGCTATCTTCTGGGAAGCGACCCCGCCGCTTTATCACCATTCCCGGAGATAGCAAAGGAATACAAGTTACAGATACCGGGTACGATGGTCCTGCCCGGCTGGCAGGTCGTGGCCGATGTTATGAAGCAGAGGCAAGTTTCAGAAGAGGACAACGGTTGTATCGCTTGCTTCGACCTTGCCCGTACGGGAAGTGAATTGACCATACGCCAGCGCCGTCCCGGCGACCGTTTTCAGCCCCTGGGCATGAGCCAGCTTAAAAAATTAAATGAGTTCATGATTGACAGCAAAATACCGCAGGCCTGGCGGCGGCGGATACCTATTGTCTGCTCTCCAGAGCAGATTATCTGGGTGGTTGGCTGGCGCATTGATGAACGGGCCAAAGTGACCGCAGGCACAAAACAGGTTCTGCGTTTGGAATTCAAAAGAATTTAAGCTAATTACTCAGATTAGCAAAATAGTTATTTTCTTAGAGGTGCAAGAGGGGCTTCGCCCCTCTTTTTAATATTCTTCCCTCTCTCCTTCAAAGGAAGAGGGGGATAGAGGGGGTGAGGTAGAAAAATAATCACCTTTTATTTCGGCTTTATCCCCCGAACCTTGATGCTGGCAACGGAATTAGCGGTGTCTTTTATCTCTTCTTCTGGCAGGTTCAGCTTCTTGATTACCGCTTGAGCCGTCGGGTCATTGGCCATGTAATCAATCGGGAAAATCGCCTCATCCAGTACCTGTACCTGTCGAAAGCCCGCGCCGGTTATAGCCTCAAGATATTCAGCTTTCAGCAGGGCGCCGGAAATGCAGCCCACGTATGCCGCAATGGAATCCCTGATGAAACCAGGCAGCTCTTTGAGCAGGACAATGTCAGATACCATCAGCCGGCCACCGGGTTTGAGCACCCGGAACGCTTCATCGAAAACACTCTTTTTATCCGGAGAAAGGTTGACGACACAGTTTGAGATGATGATATCGATAGAATTATCCGCCGCCGGCAGGTTTTCAATCTCGCCCAGTCGGAATTCAACATTTTCATAATCGCCCTTTCGGGCATTCTCCCTGGCTTTATCGAGCATCTCAGGCGTCATATCCACACCGATGACCTTGCCACTTTTGCCAACCTTGTTTGCCGCCAGGAAACAATCGAAACCGGCGCCCGAGCCGAGGTCCAGAACCGTTTCTCCTTCTGCCAGAGATGCCAGAGCGATTGGATTTCCGCAGCCGAGGCCCAGATTGGCACCATCGGGTACCGACCAAATTTCTTCTTCCGTATAGCCTATAGCTTTGCTCATCGATTCGGCGGGGTCGCCGCTTCCGCAGCATGAGTTGACCGGAGCACAACAGGAACTTTTATCCTGGACTCTTTGAGCATAGCCTTCCCGTACCATGCGCTTTATTTCCGCTTCTTTCATTTCATTCTCTCCTTATGATTATGCTAATATATCTTTCACCAACGGCCCAAGCGTGCTCTTCACCGTCTCGCTGAAATAGTCAGCTTTGACCAGGAATAAACAGCATCCCTTGCCGCCTGATTGATGGCTTATAACGACAAATTTGTCACCTGCGTTTATATCGGCTTTCTCTCTCACCTCTTTGGGCAGAACTATCTGTCCTCTCCCGTCAATGGTTATGAGCGCATCAACCTGGCACTGGCAACCCCCTGTACTTTTCACTGCCGATTCACTCTTCTCAGCCATGGTTCCACCTCAAAATATATAATTGGATATTTCTTATCCTTCTGATTATTCAGAATATACTGAATTTTATGATTTGTCAAATCCAGTCGCATTCAATTAGAGCAATAGAAAGACGTTGATACCAGTTCTGGGGAAAATGTGATTATATCTTTACTTAACAGGAGTACAGGCAATTATTTATTTTATCTTTTACATCACCCGCTTGAGCCGCGGGTTCGGCGTAATGCCGGGTATTCTCCCACGTTTGGCAATCGGCTTGCCCTCTATCTCATGCAGGTCGGCGGTAAAATCAATCGGCCTGGCACTGCTGATATAGCTGCCGACGCCAAAGCCGTCAACCGGAGCCCCGTTATCCAAGAAATAAGTAATGCGTTCCGGGTCCAACCCACCGCTGACAAAAATCTTCACCTTGCTGTACCCGGCCAGGTCCAGCCTGGCCCTCACTTCTTTCACCAGGTCGACGGTAACCCGTCCCCGCTCTCCAGGAGTGTCCAATCGTACGCTATTAAGCTTTTCCCCCAGCGCTTCCGCCACGCGCAGGCTCTCCTCGGCTTCATCCTTGAAGGTGTCAACCAGTGAAACGCGGGGCACCTCGGGCGGCATATATTTGTCAAAGGCAACGGTCGCCTTGACCGTGTCCCCCATAACGATAATCAGGGCGTGGGGCATGGTGCCCGCTGGCTCAACGCCAGCAAGTTCCGCTCCAGCCACACTGGAGCAGCCAACGCAACCTCCCACTATCGCCGAGTAATCCAGAATGCCCGACACCGATGGGTGAACGTGACGCGCCCCGAAGCTGATGATAGGGACGCCGCGCGCCGCAGCGACTACCTCCCTGGCCGCCGTCGCCCAGCCACTGCAGTGAGACAAAATACCGCAGAGGGAAGTTTCGTAAAGTCCGTAACTCTGGTAGGGCGCCGTGATGCGCAGCACCACTTCCTTGGCATCCATTGATTCACCCTCTTCAAGGGACCAGACCTCACGGCGGTCTTTGGGCAAAACCCGGTCCAGCAATGCTTTGGCTTCTTCTATACCGCAGAGCATTCCCGCCCGACTGGAAAAGACCTCCATGGTGGCCATCGGGTTCAGTCCTTCATGGCGCAGTATCTCGACGGTGCGGGCGAAGTAAATATCCGCCGTCTCTCCGGAAAGCACCGCTTCACTGGGTTTAAATTCGGGCTTTTTCATCTGGCTACCCTCCAACGCTGGTCAGCTTTGCCCCCAGCACCTTCTCGATGTGCTCCAGAGCAAACCGGTGTGCTTTTTCGTCCGGCGAGGCTACACAGTCAACGGGCACCTCCACCGGATAATCGCGATTGCGGGCATCGGCCGCCGTATGCATCACGCAGATATCGGTCAGCACGCCACATATTATGAGCTTCCCCGGTTTGATTGCTCTCAACTGGGCTTCTAAATCAGTGTTGAAAAAGCCGCTGTAACGCTTCTTGGGGATTATCTGACCGTCGTACCTGGCTAACTCTGGAATAACCTCCGCCTCAGGAGTACCGGCAACACAGTGCGGCGGGAACATCTTGAACTCCAGGTC
This genomic stretch from Chloroflexota bacterium harbors:
- the tilS gene encoding tRNA lysidine(34) synthetase TilS, which codes for MKQTRTVVLPGQVINFILEHRLILEGGKLVAAVSGGPDSVCLLHVLLGLRDKLGITLHVAHLNHQLRGGESDADARYVADVAQRLDLPATVERRDVKSYQRRKRLSPEEAAREVRYNFLAEVAEATGADAVAVGHTLDDHIETILMHLIRGSGTQGLRGLQPSNQWHFGRDTLTVIRPLLAVSREETAAYCRRYRLRPRLDTSNLSLSPLRNRIRQQLIPLLESYNPQVTDALLRTARIASDDLAVLEEEALKLGRKIVKEQENTVILDKEGLTELPPALQRHLLRASIEKLLGNLMDIESRHIEEIMNSLDKPAGRIITLPDGLRFVIEYDRYLLGSDPAALSPFPEIAKEYKLQIPGTMVLPGWQVVADVMKQRQVSEEDNGCIACFDLARTGSELTIRQRRPGDRFQPLGMSQLKKLNEFMIDSKIPQAWRRRIPIVCSPEQIIWVVGWRIDERAKVTAGTKQVLRLEFKRI
- a CDS encoding TIGR03936 family radical SAM-associated protein, which gives rise to MQRLRIKYRRGEEVKYISHLDIMRLWQRALNRAGIALAYSEGFHPHPKISLAAPLAVGVTSEAELMDITLARQASPHFFIAAVNQQLPADFEILQVVPIAESLPSLQSQVRFAEYTVELETERGHEEVTSAIAHLLSLEHLPWQHQRDTGTKHYDLRELIDDIWLVSFQDSLCTIGMRLRCDSGGSGRPEQVTATLGFLEPPKSIHRTKLILRAN
- a CDS encoding AbrB/MazE/SpoVT family DNA-binding domain-containing protein codes for the protein MAEKSESAVKSTGGCQCQVDALITIDGRGQIVLPKEVREKADINAGDKFVVISHQSGGKGCCLFLVKADYFSETVKSTLGPLVKDILA
- a CDS encoding cysteine hydrolase — its product is MADAVIVVDMLRCFMEPGHSLYVGDKAREIIPNVQRLLERELARGSRIFFICDNHDPDDLEFKMFPPHCVAGTPEAEVIPELARYDGQIIPKKRYSGFFNTDLEAQLRAIKPGKLIICGVLTDICVMHTAADARNRDYPVEVPVDCVASPDEKAHRFALEHIEKVLGAKLTSVGG
- a CDS encoding nicotinate phosphoribosyltransferase, with amino-acid sequence MKKPEFKPSEAVLSGETADIYFARTVEILRHEGLNPMATMEVFSSRAGMLCGIEEAKALLDRVLPKDRREVWSLEEGESMDAKEVVLRITAPYQSYGLYETSLCGILSHCSGWATAAREVVAAARGVPIISFGARHVHPSVSGILDYSAIVGGCVGCSSVAGAELAGVEPAGTMPHALIIVMGDTVKATVAFDKYMPPEVPRVSLVDTFKDEAEESLRVAEALGEKLNSVRLDTPGERGRVTVDLVKEVRARLDLAGYSKVKIFVSGGLDPERITYFLDNGAPVDGFGVGSYISSARPIDFTADLHEIEGKPIAKRGRIPGITPNPRLKRVM
- a CDS encoding arsenite methyltransferase, giving the protein MKEAEIKRMVREGYAQRVQDKSSCCAPVNSCCGSGDPAESMSKAIGYTEEEIWSVPDGANLGLGCGNPIALASLAEGETVLDLGSGAGFDCFLAANKVGKSGKVIGVDMTPEMLDKARENARKGDYENVEFRLGEIENLPAADNSIDIIISNCVVNLSPDKKSVFDEAFRVLKPGGRLMVSDIVLLKELPGFIRDSIAAYVGCISGALLKAEYLEAITGAGFRQVQVLDEAIFPIDYMANDPTAQAVIKKLNLPEEEIKDTANSVASIKVRGIKPK
- a CDS encoding hemolysin family protein, with the translated sequence MSTELLYLVLFLLCLLLSAFFCSSETAFFSLQRIKLEHMVSTEAKRARPVARMLERPEKFLSTVLLGTNLANTAAAALATAFVISLWPENPEHGVLIATAGVTVVLLIFAETTPKMLASQHAERLSTLFVRPLQFFSWLFTPFVIVLSWIAISFTRLVGGTPVSKSLANPEEIRTMIAMGEKEGTMEETEAEMLHKVFDFGDRPVREVMVPRPEVIAIEQGARISDFLSLYAESPLSRFPVYQENMDNVVGILSVKDVLMARAKDGFDKDGTIDELVRPAYFAPETKRINELFAEMRDKNFRMCVVVDEYGGTAGIVSLTRLVEEIVGPVGDELAKAEKEFEVINEYTFQVDGSMRIEEVNEEMELNLPEGDYETVAGFVLYLLGHIPKQNEQLRYKGLKLVITEMRGRKIEKILLTREKTGASDRSGSAE